A genomic stretch from Telopea speciosissima isolate NSW1024214 ecotype Mountain lineage chromosome 7, Tspe_v1, whole genome shotgun sequence includes:
- the LOC122669460 gene encoding flavonoid 3',5'-hydroxylase 2-like, which yields MVVDMVLLRELFTATILFFITQYFIRHIVSNPRRLPPGPKGWPVIGALPLLGKMPHVALFDLAQKYGPVMYLKMGTCGMVVASTPDAARAFLKTLDLNFSNRPPNAGATHLAYDAQDMVFADYGPRWKLLRKLSNLHMLGGKALEDWANVRGAELGHMIRAMCESSRRGEPVVVPEMLTYAMANMIGQIMLSRRVFASKGDESNEFKDMVVELMTSAGLFNIGDFIPSIAWMDLQGIEGGMKKLHKKWDNLIAKMIKEHKATAHERKGKPDFLDVIFANRENSEGERLSDINIKALLLNLFSAGTDTSSSIIEWALAEMMKNPSILEKAHAEMDEVIGRNRRLEESDISKLPYLQAICKETFRKHPSTPLNLPRVSTEACEVNGYYIPKNTRLSVNIWGIGRDPNVWEKPIEFTPERFLSGRNAKIDPRGNDFELIPFGAGRRICAGTRMGIVLVEYILGTLVHAFDWKVPGGADALNMDEAFGLALQKAVPLAAMVTPRLAPTAYAT from the exons ATGGTGGTCGACATGGTTTTACTGCGTGAGCTATTCACAGCTACAATCCTATTCTTCATTACCCAATACTTTATCCGCCACATCGTCTCCAATCCCCGCCGTCTCCCTCCAGGCCCAAAAGGCTGGCCAGTCATCGGCGCTCTGCCACTGCTCGGCAAAATGCCTCACGTTGCCTTATTTGATTTAGCCCAGAAGTATGGTCCAGTCATGTACCTCAAGATGGGCACGTGCGGCATGGTGGTGGCGTCTACCCCAGATGCTGCTCGTGCCTTCCTCAAAACACTAGACCTCAACTTCTCCAACCGCCCACCCAACGCAGGCGCCACCCACCTCGCTTATGATGCCCAAGATATGGTGTTTGCCGACTACGGGCCTCGTTGGAAGTTGCTCCGTAAGTTGAGCAACCTCCATATGCTCGGTGGTAAAGCGTTGGAAGACTGGGCCAATGTACGTGGCGCTGAACTCGGTCACATGATACGAGCCATGTGCGAGTCGAGTCGTCGTGGTGAACCCGTTGTTGTGCCCGAGATGTTGACTTATGCTATGGCTAATATGATTGGTCAGATCATGCTGAGTCGCCGAGTTTTTGCTTCAAAAGGTGATGAGTCGAACGAGTTTAAGGACATGGTGGTTGAGCTCATGACATCGGCCGGGTTATTCAATATCGGTGATTTTATCCCTTCGATTGCATGGATGGATTTGCAAGGTATTGAAGGAGGAATGAAGAAACTGCATAAGAAGTGGGATAATCTCATTGCAAAGATGATTAAGGAGCACAAAGCAACCGCTCATGAACGAAAGGGGAAACCCGATTTTCTCGACGTGATCTTTGCGAATCGGGAAAACTCGGAAGGCGAGAGACTCTCCGACATCAACATCAAGGCCCTCCTCTTG AACCTCTTTTCGGCTGGAACAGATACATCATCGAGCATAATTGAGTGGGCACTAGCAGAGATGATGAAGAACCCATCAATCCTTGAAAAAGCCCATGCCGAAATGGACGAAGTGATCGGCCGGAACCGCCGTCTCGAAGAATCCGACATCTCAAAGCTTCCATACCTCCAAGCTATCTGCAAAGAGACTTTCAGGAAACACCCATCAACACCATTAAACCTCCCTAGAGTTTCTACTGAAGCTTGTGAGGTGAATGGGTACTACATACCTAAGAACACAAGGCTGAGTGTTAACATATGGGGTATTGGAAGAGACCCTAATGTGTGGGAGAAACCAATAGAGTTCACACCAGAGAGATTCTTGAGTGGAAGGAATGCTAAGATTGATCCTCGTGGGAATGATTTTGAGTTAATTCCATTTGGAGCTGGGAGAAGGATTTGTGCAGGAACTAGAATGGGAATTGTGTTGGTGGAATATATATTGGGAACACTTGTTCATGCTTTTGATTGGAAGGTTCCAGGAGGAGCTGATGCGTTGAACATGGATGAAGCATTTGGGTTGGCTTTGCAGAAAGCTGTGCCACTGGCGGCCATGGTCACACCTAGGTTGGCACCTACTGCTTATGCAACTtga